ATCGACTACGTGCTGCTGCATGAGCTGGCCCACCTGCTCGTTCCCGGCCACGGCCCCGGCTTCTGGAAGCTGCTCGACTGCTATCCGCGCACCGAGCGGGCCCGGGGCTTCCTGGAGGGCGTGGTCGCCGCCGAGCGCCTGCCGTACATCCCCTGGCTGCGCACCGACTGAGCAACCGCTGGACATCCGGCCGTGCCTGTCGGTGCGAGCGGTTAGTCTGGCCCCGCCGAATGTTTGTCTTATCGGATGGGGGACGGACGTTTACGTATGGTGACGCACTTCCAGCGGGGCCAGAAAACCAGGCTCAGCGAACTGACGCTGGGTACCGATCTGTATGTGGGTGTGCAGATCTCGGGCCCCGGATTGACCTTCGACATCAGTTGCTTCGGTCTTGACGCGGCCGAACGGCTCTCCGACGACCGTTACTTCATCTTCTACAACCAGCCGAAGTCGCCCGAGGAAGCCGTCCAGCTCCTCGGCGGGCAGGCCGGGGACACCGAGTCGTTCCGCGTGACCCTGGACCGGCTGCCCGATTCGATCAACCGGCTCGCCTTCACCGCGACGATCGACGGCGACGGCACCATGGCCCAGGCGGCCCCCGGCCATCTGCGCATCGTCGCGGGTGGTGAGGAGGTCGCGCGCTATGCCTTCGACGGCTCGGCCTTCACCACCGAACGCGCCGTCATGCTCGGCGACTTCTACCGCAAGGACGGCTGGCGGTTCGCCGCGGTCGGGCAGGGCTTCGACGGCGGCCTCGCCGCGCTGCTGAAGCACTTCGGCGGCGAGGTGGAGGAAGAGGAGTCGGCTCCGGCGCCCGGGCCCGCCGCCACTCCCGGCTTCGCGCCCCCGCCGGGCGGCTCGGCCGGGCCGCCGGGCTTCGCGCCTCCGCCCGGCGGTGCCGCGCCTCCGCCGGCCCCGGCGCCTCCGCCGGCCCCCGCGCCCGCCCCGGCGCCTCCGCCGGCTCCCGCGCCGGCCGTGCCGCAGCCGGGCTTCCAGCAGCCCGGTTTCCCGCAGCCCGCGCCGACGCAGCCCTTCGCGGCCCCCGTGCCCGCTCCGGCCCCCGGCGGCTTCGCCGCCCCGCCGGCGCCGGCTCCCGCGCCGTACGGGCAACCCCCGGCTCCGCAGCAGCCGTTCCCGCCGCAGCAGCCGTTCGCGCCCGGCGCCCCCGTGCCCGTGCCCGCCGCGCCGCAGGCGCCGGGCATCCCGCAGCAGGCCGGGGCGGGCGCGGCCGGCGGCATGAACGCCGTGCTCAACAAGTACCGGGGCTCCGCCGACCGGCAGCGCTGGAGCCTGCAGAACCCGCAGCTCGTCCGCGCCGACCTCGGCCTCGACGGCCGCCCGGTCCTCGCCCGCCAAGGCAGCATGGTGCTGTACCAGGGCGACGTGGACTTCGGCTTCAAGGGCGCCGGCATCATGAACCGGGTCAAGTCCAAGCTGACCGGCGAGGGCCTGCCCTCCCTGATGCGCTGCACCGGCAACGGCCAGGTCTACCTGGCGGAGCAGGCCACCCGGCTGCACCCCGTCGAGCTCCAGGGCGACGCGCTGTGCGTGTCCGCGCAGCGTGTGCTCGCCTTCGACGAGTCCCTCGAATTCGACGTGCGTCGCATCGAGGGCCACGGCCTGCCGGGCGGGGTGCTGTTCGCCATGGAGTTCCGCGGCCACGGCACCCTCGTGCTCACCACCAAGGGCGAGCCGCTCGTCCTCCCGGTCACCCCCATGACCTTCGCCGATGCCAACGCCGTGATCGCCTGGTCCGCCGCGGCCCAGGTGCTCGTCGCCAGCCAGGTGCGGGTGCGCCGGCACGCCTATCCGGGCCACACCGGCGAGACGACCCAGCTCCAGTTCCGCGGCGCCCCGGGGAATTTCGCCATCGTCCAGCCCTACGAGATCTGACGGGAGCCCGTGATGGATCAACGGATGATCGCCGGGTACGCCCCGGCCGCCCCCGCCGCCCGCATGGACAACCACGGCCCGGCCATGGCCAGGATCGCCATGCAGACGGGCAACGACCTGTTCGCCAGAGCCGGTTCGATGATCGCCTACGAGGGCTACATCCAGTACGAGTCGAACCCGACGGCGCTGCGCCAGGCGTTCGCCGGCCGCATGACCGGCGAGAGCGTCCCGCTGATGCGCTGCCACGGCGACGGCCTGCTCTATCTCGCCGACTACGGGGCCGACGTGGTCTGCCTCCCCCTCCAGAACGAGAACATCTCGGTCAACGCCACCAACGTCCTCGCCTTCGACGCCCACCTCGAATGGGGCGTGCAGCGGGTGAAGGGCATCGCCAAGCTCGCCGGACAGGGCTTGTTCAACCTTGGTATATCCGGGACGGGCTGGGTCGCCATCACCAGCCGGGGCATGCCCATCGTCGTGGACTGCGGGCAGTCCGGGGAGACCTGTGTGGACCCCGACGCCCTGGTGGCCTGGTCCACCGGCCTGCGCGTGGAGGGCAAGCGCAGCTTCAAGGCGTCCTCGCTGGTCGGCCGGGGCAGCGGCGAGGCGTTCCAGCTGGCCTTCTCGGGCCAGGGGTTCGTGATCGTGCAGCCGAGCGAGGACAGCACCGACCGGCTCACTCAGGGCCAGCAGAACTGACGGGGGAGTGCCGGCATGCAGAGTCCGATTTTCAACAACACCGTGACGCAGTCCCAGGACCGCTTCGCCCTCCAGGGTGAGCACATGCTGCGGGTGAATCTCAGCCGCGGCGAGGACGTGGTGGCCAGGGCCGGCAGCATGGTCGCCTACGACGGCATGATCGAGTTCGACCCCGAGTACCAGCCGCCGGGCCAGCGCCGCCGCCAGCAGGCCGCCGGCGAGGTGCTGCCGCTGATGCGCTGCTTCGGCCAGGGGGCGATCTACTTCGCCAACCTCGCGCAGAACGTGCATGTGCTCGATGTCGACCACGAGGGCCTGACCGTCGACAGCTCCTACGTCCTCGCGCTCGACGCCCACCTGCACTGGGACGTCGTCTCCGTCGAGAGCCAGTACGGCATTCCCGGCGTGGGCGCGTACAACCTCAACATCAGCGGGCAGGGCAAGGTGGCCATCACCACCTCGGGACGGCCCCTGGCACTGCGGGTCACGCCCGACCGCTATTGCAGCGCGGACGCGGACGCCGTGGTGGCCTGGTCCTCCTCGCTCCGGGTGCAGATGCAGGCCCAGACCAGCAGCAAGCCGATCTGGCGTCGGCGCGGCAACACGGGCGAGGGCTGGGAGCTGAACTTCATGGGCGACGGGCACGTCGTCGTCCAGCCCAGCGAGATGCTGCCGCCCACCCAGACGGCCGCGGGCGACCTGCTGCGCGGGCAGCTCCGGCCCGGGCAGGGCGCGCCGGGCCTCGGCCAGGGCGGCGCCTGGGGACGGTAGCCCCGGACCGGAGGATCAGAGCAGCGCGCGGGCGCGGGCCAGCAGGCGGACCACCGACGGGTCCGCCACCTCCGCCACCTCGTCGAAGGTGAACCAGCGCAGGTCGAGCGACTCGTCGCTGATCATCTCCGTCGCCCCGGGCGGCGCCAGCGCGGCGTACTGCACGTCCAGGTGCGTCGCGCACGGTGTGCTGTGCCGGTCGAGGACCACGGGCCGGGGCAGCAGCCGCAGCCCCTCGATTCCCGACTCCTCGGTCGCCTCGCGCAGCGCCGCCGCGGCCAGCGAGGCGTCCGAGGGCTCGCAGTGCCCGCCGGTCTGGAGCCACCGCCCCAGCTTCGCGTGCAGGGTCAGCAGCGCCCGGCCGCGCGCCGGGTCCACCACGATGGCGCTCGCCGTGATGTGCCCGGCCGCGCACGCCTTCCACACGCCGTCGGCGTGCGCGGCGAGATGGGCCGCGTAGGCCCGCCGCAACTCGTCCTGCGCGGCGTCGGGCGCCGTCCACTCCCGCAGCACCCGCGCCGCGTCCCCGTGCAGACTCACTCCTCCCGGCCGCCCTCGTCGTCCGTCTCGTCCTTGCGGTCCTTCTGGTTCGTCCCGTCCGTCCCGGTGTCCTCCACCGGGCCGTCGTCGAGCATCCGGTCCAGCTCCGAGAAGTCGAGCTGCTCGCGGTGGACGAAGCCGTCGGGGTCGTCCAGGTCCTCCGCGGTCGGCAGCATGTCCGGGTGCGCCCACAGGGCGTCCCGGCCCTGCGCGCCGCGCGCGTCCGTCAGCGACGCCCACAGCCGCGCCGCGTCCCGCAGCCGCCGGGGCCGCAGCTCAAGGCCGATCAGCGTGGCGAACGTCTGCTCCGCCGGCCCGCCGGTCGCCCGGCGCCGCCGCAGCGTCTCCCGCAGCGCCGAGGCCGACGGCAGGTGGGGCTCGGCGGCGGCGTGCACCACCGCGTCGACCCAGCCCTCCACGAGCGCCAGCGCCGTCTCCAGCCGGGCCAGCGCCGCCTTCTGCTGCGGCGTGTCCTCCGGCTGGAACAGACCCTGCTGAAGCTTCTCCTGGAGCTCCTCGGGCCGCGACGGGTCGAGCTGCCCGACCAGGTCCTCCAGCTTCGCGGTGTCCACCTGGATGCCCCGGGCGTACCCGTCCACCGCGCCGAACAGATGCGACCGCAGCCACGGCACGTGCGCGAACAGCCGCTGGTGCGCGGCCTCGCGCAGCGCCAGATACAGCCGCACCTCCTCCTGCGGGATGCCGAGACCCACGCCGAACGCCGTCACGTTCTGCGGCAGCAGCGCCGCCTTGCCCGCCGGTCCCAGCGGCAGCCCGACGTCCGTCGACCCGACGACCTCGCCCGCGAGCACGCCCACGGCCTGCCCGATCTGGGTGCCGAACATGGCCCCGCCCATCGAGCGCATCATCCCGAGCAGCGGCCCGGCCATGGCCTGCATCTCCTCGGGCAGCACATTCCCCATCGCCGCCCCGACCCGCTCCGCCACCGGGTCGACCAGCTCGCGCCACACCGGCAGCGTCGCCTCGACCCACTCGGCCCGGCTCCAGGCCACCGCCGTGCCCGCGCCCGAGGGCAGCGAGGTGACGCCGTCCAGCCACAGGTCGGCCAGCCGGACGGCCTCCTCGACCTGCGAGCGGTCGTGCGCGCCGACGCTGGCGTCCCGTGAGCCGTCCTGCGCGCCCCGCGCGACCGTCTGACGGGCCACCGTCTGGGCCAGCTCCCAGTTCACCGGGCCGCCCTCGTACGACAGCATCTGTCCGAGCTGCTGGAAGGCGGCGCCCAGATCCCGGGGGTTCATCCCGGCGGGGCCGCCCGGGC
Above is a window of Streptomyces sp. NBC_01803 DNA encoding:
- a CDS encoding AIM24 family protein, which translates into the protein MDQRMIAGYAPAAPAARMDNHGPAMARIAMQTGNDLFARAGSMIAYEGYIQYESNPTALRQAFAGRMTGESVPLMRCHGDGLLYLADYGADVVCLPLQNENISVNATNVLAFDAHLEWGVQRVKGIAKLAGQGLFNLGISGTGWVAITSRGMPIVVDCGQSGETCVDPDALVAWSTGLRVEGKRSFKASSLVGRGSGEAFQLAFSGQGFVIVQPSEDSTDRLTQGQQN
- a CDS encoding NUDIX hydrolase — its product is MSLHGDAARVLREWTAPDAAQDELRRAYAAHLAAHADGVWKACAAGHITASAIVVDPARGRALLTLHAKLGRWLQTGGHCEPSDASLAAAALREATEESGIEGLRLLPRPVVLDRHSTPCATHLDVQYAALAPPGATEMISDESLDLRWFTFDEVAEVADPSVVRLLARARALL
- a CDS encoding zinc-dependent metalloprotease, whose protein sequence is MSDFPFGFRLPEEPDDGESGKKDDGQGPADNPLAAMFGFGPGGPAGMNPRDLGAAFQQLGQMLSYEGGPVNWELAQTVARQTVARGAQDGSRDASVGAHDRSQVEEAVRLADLWLDGVTSLPSGAGTAVAWSRAEWVEATLPVWRELVDPVAERVGAAMGNVLPEEMQAMAGPLLGMMRSMGGAMFGTQIGQAVGVLAGEVVGSTDVGLPLGPAGKAALLPQNVTAFGVGLGIPQEEVRLYLALREAAHQRLFAHVPWLRSHLFGAVDGYARGIQVDTAKLEDLVGQLDPSRPEELQEKLQQGLFQPEDTPQQKAALARLETALALVEGWVDAVVHAAAEPHLPSASALRETLRRRRATGGPAEQTFATLIGLELRPRRLRDAARLWASLTDARGAQGRDALWAHPDMLPTAEDLDDPDGFVHREQLDFSELDRMLDDGPVEDTGTDGTNQKDRKDETDDEGGREE
- a CDS encoding TerD family protein, translating into MVTHFQRGQKTRLSELTLGTDLYVGVQISGPGLTFDISCFGLDAAERLSDDRYFIFYNQPKSPEEAVQLLGGQAGDTESFRVTLDRLPDSINRLAFTATIDGDGTMAQAAPGHLRIVAGGEEVARYAFDGSAFTTERAVMLGDFYRKDGWRFAAVGQGFDGGLAALLKHFGGEVEEEESAPAPGPAATPGFAPPPGGSAGPPGFAPPPGGAAPPPAPAPPPAPAPAPAPPPAPAPAVPQPGFQQPGFPQPAPTQPFAAPVPAPAPGGFAAPPAPAPAPYGQPPAPQQPFPPQQPFAPGAPVPVPAAPQAPGIPQQAGAGAAGGMNAVLNKYRGSADRQRWSLQNPQLVRADLGLDGRPVLARQGSMVLYQGDVDFGFKGAGIMNRVKSKLTGEGLPSLMRCTGNGQVYLAEQATRLHPVELQGDALCVSAQRVLAFDESLEFDVRRIEGHGLPGGVLFAMEFRGHGTLVLTTKGEPLVLPVTPMTFADANAVIAWSAAAQVLVASQVRVRRHAYPGHTGETTQLQFRGAPGNFAIVQPYEI
- a CDS encoding AIM24 family protein → MQSPIFNNTVTQSQDRFALQGEHMLRVNLSRGEDVVARAGSMVAYDGMIEFDPEYQPPGQRRRQQAAGEVLPLMRCFGQGAIYFANLAQNVHVLDVDHEGLTVDSSYVLALDAHLHWDVVSVESQYGIPGVGAYNLNISGQGKVAITTSGRPLALRVTPDRYCSADADAVVAWSSSLRVQMQAQTSSKPIWRRRGNTGEGWELNFMGDGHVVVQPSEMLPPTQTAAGDLLRGQLRPGQGAPGLGQGGAWGR